GCTCCAGCTCAAGGGAGCGTCGGCATCTGCGGGATTCGTCGGCAGCGACGAAAGAGCGTCCAGCGTGTCGACATCGTTCGCACCTCCCCATCCACTTGTCTTGCGGTAGCTGTTCAAGTGGGCGAAATAGTGATCGAACGAGCGATTCTCCTGGAACATGAACACGATGTGGTTCAGCACAGTAATATTCGCCGGCGGCGCGCTATTCCCGCCCCCATTATTTCCTGTTCCGGGACTGGGCAATGGGGAGGGCGACTGAGATCCTCCGGAATCCTTCATGCCCATGCAGCCAGACATGAGCACAGCAGACATTGTTGCCAACAATAGACAAAGTGTGCGAGCGAGGATCAACCGTTTCAACAAGAGCAACTCCCTTTCAGAGCCTTGGAAGCAGCAGCTCTGTTAGAGGTTGCCGATTAAGGCAAAGGGCTTGGTACGGCATGAGTATCGATTAACGGCAACCTGGACGGGATTAGCCGCATCGGGGCGTTGCATTTGACAGGGAACTTGAGTGGGACTTTAACCAATCCGGACACGGTCACGTCGCCGTCGATCCGCGCGAGCGAACTCCACGATTTCCGCGACCATTTCCGTGTATGATCTGCCGGATTTCTTGGCTGCCATAAAGAATTCAGAGTTGCTGGAAAGCCATGGATTCGGATTGGCCTCAATAACGTACACCTCTCCTTTGGACGTGAGCCGCATGTCAATGCGGCCGTAATCACGGAGTTGGAGTGTGTGATAGGTAGCGAGGGCAGTTTTGGAAAGTCGTTCTATTACATCTTCCTCGAGATCTTCTGCCGGAGCCGACTTTGTGACCTTGTACGCCTCGCTGTCCTTCTCCCACTTCACTTCCGTTCCGGCAACCTTCGGCATGCCTTCTGGAAGCTTGGAGAGATCAAGCTCGATCAATGGGAGCGCTTCGGCATTCTCGTTTCCGATCACGGCAGCGTAGATTTCGCGACCTTCGATGTACTCCTCGATCAACGCAGGTGAGTCGAACTCTTCTTGTATGTAGTGAATCCGCTCCATCAACTCCTTTACGGAATTAACCACCGAGTTCTGGTCGATACCAATTGATCCGTCTTCCGATGTTGGCTTCACTATTAGGGGAAAGTTGACATCTTCTGCATGATCAAGGCGCCCGCGATAGCAAGTAGCGAAATACGGACTCCGGATTTCGTGAAACTTGAAGAGCTTCTTTGCCAGCGATTTGTCCTGAGCCAGATATAGCGCCTGCGGACCTGCTCCGGTGTACATGCGCCCGAGCAGATCGAGATACGCAGCGACGTGCATCTCTTTCGTGTCATCTCCGGCGTAAGACTCTGTGAGATTAAAGAATAAATCGGCATCACTCTTGCCCAGAGCGGAAAGTGTTTTATCCGTACCATCGAGGGCAATGTAACTGGGCTCGTGGCCCAGTTTCTCCAGCGCCTCGAAAATCTCCTCACGATCGTGCTTCTCGCGACGACGGCGAGTCCGCTTGCGCGATTTGCGTTTCGGCTCGGGCTGTACTTCTGTTTCTTCCTCGCCCCAAGTGTCGTACAGGATCGCTATTTTGAGTTTTTCAGCCATAGAACGATTTGGACGCAGCGAGTGATGGGATCGTTACGGGATGGTAGCGTCTTTCGATCTTTGCTTATCGCCGTCGCGATTTTCGTCCGCGTAGGCTCGGCCCGTTTGCGGAT
This genomic window from Acidobacteriota bacterium contains:
- a CDS encoding D-alanine--D-alanine ligase, translated to MAEKLKIAILYDTWGEEETEVQPEPKRKSRKRTRRRREKHDREEIFEALEKLGHEPSYIALDGTDKTLSALGKSDADLFFNLTESYAGDDTKEMHVAAYLDLLGRMYTGAGPQALYLAQDKSLAKKLFKFHEIRSPYFATCYRGRLDHAEDVNFPLIVKPTSEDGSIGIDQNSVVNSVKELMERIHYIQEEFDSPALIEEYIEGREIYAAVIGNENAEALPLIELDLSKLPEGMPKVAGTEVKWEKDSEAYKVTKSAPAEDLEEDVIERLSKTALATYHTLQLRDYGRIDMRLTSKGEVYVIEANPNPWLSSNSEFFMAAKKSGRSYTEMVAEIVEFARADRRRRDRVRIG